The following proteins come from a genomic window of Aspergillus oryzae RIB40 DNA, chromosome 4:
- a CDS encoding ribonuclease H family protein (predicted protein), whose product MSGILLSSHRSSATGVLQNIQLTPHFSGIRKKHKTSVKAKMLSLEVLRNFLREYLVIDHPVAVSDIQHREQDQTHTPDTPGNPTTAAVTAVTIEYEPLESATNKRKSPPTSPLTATQQKRLKKELKLEDKRRRTAGHRVFHHELEDGFYGDLISLHYEDAIATAQHAHTLPLTEGKYHFHNFWVDASGSQGSAGAAIAYKDPYYGEEWMDWGYAISDLKGKTRVDMSELFAIGAALRLALARIGKRVAVAEGAEEHAVTVFSDSMRALGVIRRWANLWSEGEIDRSALGTLAGDVCGLSRQLFGLGVKVRVYWVPAHCEVCIVGHKRADVLSRAAARHVKPLVQRDEKYSADGVVQLVDSTSLKTLHLLADECDPL is encoded by the coding sequence ATGAGCGGAATACTCCTCTCCTCACATAGATCATCCGCAACAGGAGTTCTACAGAACATCCAGCTCACACCACACTTTTCAGGCATACGGAAAAAGCACAAGACTTCAGTCAAAGCCAAGATGCTGTCCCTAGAAGTCCTGAGAAATTTCCTCCGCGAATATCTGGTCATCGACCACCCAGTCGCAGTCTCTGACATCCAGCACCGTGAACAAGACCAGACTCACACCCCAGACACCCCAGGGAATCCTACCACCGCTGCAGTCACCGCTGTAACCATTGAATATGAACCCTTAGAATCAGCCACgaacaagagaaaatcaCCTCCAACTTCACCTCTAACGGCAACGCAACAAAAGCGGCTGAAAAAAGAACTCAAGCTCGAAGACAAACGTCGCAGAACAGCCGGCCACAGAGTCTTTCATCACGAACTCGAAGACGGCTTCTACGGGGACCTCATCTCGCTGCATTACGAAGACGCAATCGCAACAGCGCAGCACGCCCATACTTTACCCCTAACCGAGGGCAAGTACCACTTCCACAACTTCTGGGTCGACGCAAGCGGTAGCCAAGGCTCTGCCGGCGCGGCGATTGCATACAAGGACCCTTACTATGGCGAGGAGTGGATGGACTGGGGATATGCGATCTCAGACTTGAAGGGTAAAACGCGGGTAGACATGTCGGAGTTGTTTGCTATTGGGGCTGCGTTGAGGCTTGCGCTGGCACGGATCGGGAAGAGGGTTGCTGTTGCGGAGGGGGCGGAGGAGCATGCTGTTACTGTGTTTTCGGATTCGATGCGTGCGTTGGGCGTGATTCGGCGGTGGGCGAATTTGTGGTCTGAGGGTGAGATTGATAGGTCGGCGTTGGGGACTCTTGCGGGGGATGTTTGTGGGCTCTCGAGGCAGCTGTTTGGGTTGGGGGTAAAGGTGAGGGTTTATTGGGTGCCGGCGCATTGTGAGGTTTGTATTGTTGGTCATAAGCGCGCTGATGTGCTGTCGAGGGCGGCGGCGAGGCATGTTAAGCCGCTTGTGCAGCGGGATGAGAAGTATAGTGCCGATGGGGTTGTTCAGTTGGTTGATTCGACGTCCTTGAAGACTCTTCATCTGCTTGCTGATGAGTGCGATCCTTTGTGA
- a CDS encoding MCM DNA helicase complex subunit MCM5 (DNA replication licensing factor, MCM5 component) encodes MDRRTPYTLSVLAPSTDGAEESRTQIQQRLRDFVLEFQLDNAFIYRDQLRQNVLVKQYYCDIDIAHLVSYNEELAYKLTTEPADIIPLFENALQQCTQRIVYPSQRDVVLPSHQLLLHSSAAHISIRDLNATNISHLVRIPGIVIGASTISSKATVVHIRCKNCDHSENIRVEGGFSGLSLPRRCGRQQQPGDAPGEQCPLDPYVVSHEKCQFVDQQVLKLQEAPDQVPVGELPRHVLVSADRYLANRVVPGSRCTVMGIFSIYQSKGAKKDGAPAIRNPYMRAVGISTDLDQTVKGSAIFSEEEEQEFLELSRRPDLYDALARSIAPSIYGNFDIKKAIVCLLMGGSKKILPDGMKLRGDINVMLLGDPGTAKSQLLKFTEKVSPIAIYTSGKGSSAAGLTASVQRDQATREFYLEGGAMVLADGGVVCIDEFDKMRDEDRVAIHEAMEQQTISIAKAGITTILNSRTSVLAAANPIFGRYDDLKTPGENIDFQTTILSRFDMIFIVRDDHDRNRDENIARHVMGVHMGGRGIEEQVEAEIPLDKMKRYISYCRTRCAPRLSPEAAEKLSSHFVSIRKQVHRAELDANARSSIPITVRQLEAIVRITESLAKLSLSPIATEAHVDEAIRLFLASTMDAITQGEGQGSKEMMEEVSKIEDELKRRLPIGWSTSLATLRREFVDGRGYTEQALNRALMVLQRRDTVRIRSGGSQVYRHGV; translated from the exons ATGGACAGGCGTACACCTTACACTCTGAGCGTTCTTGCTCCTAGCACAGATGGTGCAGAAGAGTCCCGTACACAAATTCAACAGAGGCTACGAGATTTCGTTTTGGAATTCCAGTTGGATAATGCATTTATTTATCG AGACCAGCTTCGGCAAAATGTGCTCGTGAAGCAGTACTACTGTGACATTGATATTGCCCACTTGGTTTCTTATAATGAAGAGCTGGCGTACAAGCTCACCACTGAACCCGCAGACATCATTCCCCTT TTCGAGAATGCTCTCCAGCAATGCACCCAGAGAATCGTTTACCCCTCTCAAAGAGACGTAGTGCTCCCATCCCATCAGCTTCTACTTCACTCGTCTGCAGCACATATCTCCATTCGTGATCTTAATGCGACAAATATCTCCCACCTTGTCCGCATTCCTGGTATTGTGATCGGTGCTTCAACGATCTCATCGAAAGCAACAGTTGTTCACATCCGCTGCAAGAACTGCGATCATAGCGAAAACATTCGAGTCGAGGGTGGATTCTCAGGTCTATCGTTACCCCGGAGGTGCGGCCGCCAGCAGCAACCCGGTGACGCCCCTGGTGAACAGTGCCCTCTAGATCCTTACGTGGTTTCTCACGAGAAATGTCAATTCGTCGATCAGCAAGTTCTCAAGCTCCAGGAAGCACCCGATCAGGTCCCAGTGGGTGAGCTACCCAGACATGTTCTTGTTTCAGCAGACCGCTATCTGGCAAATCGCGTTGTACCTGGTTCCCGCTGCACAGTCATGGgtatcttctccatctatCAATCTAAAGGCGCCAAGAAGGATGGCGCTCCTGCCATTCGTAACCCTTATATGCGGGCGGTCGGCATTAGCACTGACCTGGACCAAACCGTCAAGGGTAGTGCCATTTTttcggaagaagaagagcaggaatTCCTGGAGCTCAGCCGTCGGCCCGATCTGTACGATGCCCTCGCCAGGAGCATTGCTCCTTCTATTTATGGCAACTTTGATATCAAAAAAGCTATTGTCTGCCTGCTCATGGGTGGTTCGAAGAAGATTCTTCCCGACGGCATGAAACTACGTGGAGATATCAATGTGATGCTTCTTGGTGACCCTGGTACAGCCAAGTCTCAGCTGCTTAAATTCACAGAGAAGGTGTCACCGATCGCCATTTATACTTCCGGTAAAGGTTCATCTGCAGCTGGTCTGACAGCGTCGGTACAGCGAGACCAAGCGACACGAGAGTTCTATCTCGAAGGTGGTGCAATGGTCCTTGctgatggtggtgttgtgTGTATTGATGAATTCGACAAGATGAGAGATGAAGACCGAGTCGCCATCCACGAAGCTATGGAACAGCAGACTATTTCGATTGCCAAAGCCGGTATTACCACCATCCTCAACTCCAGAACATCTGTCTTGGCTGCCGCGAACCCTATTTTTGGCCGGTACGATGATCTGAAAACTCCTGGAGAGAACATTGATTTCCAGACAACGATTCTGTCTCGTTTCGATATGATTTTCATTGTCCGTGATGACCACGACCGCAATCGTGACGAGAACATCGCACGTCACGTCATGGGAGTGCATATGGGTGGCCGAGGTATTGAAGAGCAAGTTGAGGCTGAGATTCCACTGGACAAGATGAAGCGTTATATCAGCTATTGCCGCAC TCGTTGCGCCCCGCGTCTATCCCCTGAAGCCGCAGAGAAGCTCTCGTCTCATTTCGTCTCTATTAGAAAACAAGTTCACCGCGCAGAGCTCGACGCCAACGCACGTTCTTCTATCCCTATCACAGTCCGTCAATTGGAGGCCATCGTCCGTATTACCGAGTCCCTTGCCAAGCTGAGCTTGTCGCCGATTGCTACGGAAGCACACGTTGACGAGGCCATCCGTCTCTTTTTGGCCTCAACCATGGACGCAATCACTCAGGGCGAGGGCCAGGGTAGCAAGGAGATGATGGAAGAGGTCAGCAAGATCGAAGATGAACTGAAGCGCAGACTTCCCATTGGCTGGAGCACTAGTCTCGCGACTCTCCGCCGCGAGTTCGTTGACGGACGAGGCTACACCGAACAAGCTCTCAACCGGGCCTTGATGGTCCTACAGCGCAGAGATACTGTGCGCATTCGCTCTGGCGGATCGCAGGTGTACCGTCACGGAGTATAg
- a CDS encoding zinc-binding alcohol dehydrogenase family protein (NADPH:quinone reductase and related Zn-dependent oxidoreductases): MSTMRAVVAHTAGSPDVLKVIQYPIPQPSSGQVRIKVKAFGLNRSEMFTRQGHSGSAVQFPRILGIEAVGIVDAAPGLEDKFPLGATVATAMGGMGRAFDGGYAEYTCVPAKQVQILKTKLPWDVLGALPEMLQTAWGSLIRTLTLRPKDRLLIRGGTSSVGLAAAAIAKKHGAFVASTTRKTEREALLRDFGVDEVWIDNGAISQQIAETSGQYFDKVLELVGTATLADSLRCVKKGGTVSMTGILGNVWHLENINPMELIPSESKLTAYSGGDEDFMRTPLKELLKMVEEGKLQVRVGRLFKMEDIAEAHRCMEESEVERKIVVIP, from the coding sequence ATGTCTACTATGCGAGCAGTAGTCGCGCATACGGCTGGATCTCCCGACGTCCTTAAGGTCATACAATATCCCATCCCCCAACCCAGTTCTGGACAAGTCCGGATCAAAGTCAAAGCATTCGGACTCAACCGCTCAGAGATGTTCACCCGTCAGGGTCACTCTGGCTCTGCGGTTcaatttccccgcattctcGGCATCGAAGCCGTGGGTATAGTCGATGCCGCCCCAGGACTGGAAGATAAATTTCCGCTCGGAGCCACCGTGGCCACAGCCATGGGCGGGATGGGCCGAGCCTTCGATGGGGGGTATGCAGAGTACACATGTGTACCGGCAAAGCAGGTACAGATACTGAAGACAAAGCTGCCCTGGGACGTGCTGGGGGCGCTACCAGAGATGCTGCAGACAGCTTGGGGTTCATTGATAAGGACACTCACCTTGAGACCCAAAGATAGATTGTTGATTCGCGGTGGAACGTCCTCGGTGGGCCTGGCGGCAGCGGCCATTGCTAAGAAACATGGGGCGTTTGTGGCGTCAACGACCAGAAAAACGGAAAGAGAGGCGTTATTACGGGATTTTGGAGTGGACGAGGTGTGGATCGATAACGGGGCCATTTCTCAACAGATTGCCGAAACATCGGGTCAATATTTCGACAAGGTGCTGGAGCTTGTGGGTACGGCGACTTTGGCTGATTCTCTGCGTTgcgtgaagaagggaggTACTGTTTCTATGACAGGGATTCTGGGAAACGTGTGGCACCTGGAGAATATCAATCCAATGGAGTTGATCCCAAGTGAATCGAAACTGACGGCATATTCTGGAGGGGATGAGGATTTCATGCGAACACCTCTGAAAGAACTGCTCAAAatggttgaggaggggaagCTCCAGGTCCGGGTGGGACGCCTATTTAAGATGGAGGACATCGCGGAGGCTCATCGGTgtatggaagaaagtgaGGTTGAAAGGAAGATTGTAGTAATTCCATAG
- a CDS encoding glycogen [starch] synthase (glycogen synthase) → MASEETGAEPPKRDVRNHMLFEVATEVANRVGGIYSVLKSKAPVTTAEYGERYTLIGPLNRASAAVEVEELTPSNPRMIETIKSMQERGIEVIYGRWLIEGAPRVLLIDTSTGYKFLDEWKGDLWNTAGIPSPAADTETNEAIVFGYLVAWFLGEFIAHERRVAVVAHFHEWLAGVALPLTKKRHMDLTTIFTTHATLLGRYLCAGSVDFYNHLQHFDVDAEAGKRGIYHRYCIERAAAHTADVFTTVSHITAFESEHLLKRKPDGVLPNGLNVKKFSAVHEFQNLHSQSKEKINDFVRGHFYGHNDFDLDNTLYLFTAGRYEFRNKGVDMFIESLARLNHRLKASGSKTTVVAFIIMPAQTTSLTVEALKGQAVVKSLRDTIEMIEKGIGKRMYERCLAWKEGDNMPDEKDLMASQDRVLLRRRLFAMKRHSLPPIVTHNMNNDHEDPILNQIRRVQLFNDPTDRVKIIFHPEFLNSSNPVLPLDYDDFVRGTHLGVFPSYYEPWGYTPAECTVMGVPSITTNLSGFGCYMEELIENSSDYGIYIVDRRMKGVDDSVNQLTDFMFNFALKSRRQRINQRNRTERLSDLLDWKRMGLEYVKARQLALRRAYPSSFGSGEDFYDIIGGTEQKISRPLSVPGSPRDRSGMMTPGDFASLQEVKEGLSTEDYIAWRLPGATDEDEPDDQYFPLTLRTKKTSDRPASPLDRISVNGGN, encoded by the exons ATGGCCAGTGAGGAGACTGGCGCCGAACCTCCCAAGCGGGATGTTCGCAACCATATGCTTTTCGAAGTTGCGACCGAGGTGGCTAATAGGGTGGGTGGAATTTACTCCGTCCTCAAGTCTAAAGCTCCCGTGACGACCGCCGAATATGGCGAGCGATACACTCTGATTGGACCCTTGAACCGTGCTTCAGCAGcggtggaggtggaagaATTGACTCCATCTAATCCTCGAATGATCGAGACGATCAAGTCGATGCAAGAACGTGGCATTGAGGTCATCTACGGTCGCTGGCTGATTGAAGGCGCTCCCCGGGTGCTTTTGATCGACACATCAACGGGATATAAATTCCTGGACGAGTGGAAAGGGGACCTGTGGAACACGGCGGGGATCCCATCACCGGCTGCAGACACCGAAACCAATGAAGCGATTGTCTTTGGATACCTGGTAGCATGGTTCCTGGGTGAA TTCATCGCCCATGAAAGACGGGTTGCGGTGGTCGCCCATTTCCACGAGTGGCTTGCTGGGGTAGCCCTCCCGCTGACCAAGAAGCGACATATGGATCTCACCACAATTTTTACCACCCACGCAACTTTACTCGGTCGCTATCTCTGTGCGGGATCAGTGGACTTTTATAACCACCTACAGCACTTCGATGTGGATGCAGAGGCTGGTAAGCGTGGCATCTATCACCGGTACTGTATTGAGCGAGCCGCGGCGCACACGGCAGACGTCTTCACTACCGTCTCCCATATCACCGCGTTCGAAAGCGAGCATCTCCTGAAACGAAAGCCAGATGGAGTTCTGCCGAATGGGCTCAATGTCAAGAAGTTCTCCGCAGTGCATGAGTTCCAGAATCTACACTCACAATccaaagagaaaattaaTGACTTCGTTCGGGGCCATTTCTATGGCCATAACGATTTCGATCTGGACAATACCCTGTACCTTTTCACGGCGGGACGCTATGAATTCCGGAACAAGGGCGTCGATATGTTCATCGAAAGCTTGGCTCGCCTGAACCATCGCTTAAAAGCCAGCGGCTCCAAAACTACCGTAGTTGCTTTCATCATCATGCCAGCCCAGACCACGTCTCTCACGGTCGAAGCCCTCAAGGGACAGGCTGTCGTCAAGTCCTTACGGGACACAATCGAGATGATCGAAAAGGGCATTGGAAAGCGAATGTACGAGCGTTGCCTTGCGTGGAAGGAAGGCGACAACATGccggatgagaaggacctCATGGCCAGTCAAGATCGCGTGCTGTTGCGACGCAGGTTGTTTGCCATGAAGAGGCACTCTTTACCGCCGATCGTCACTCATAACATGAACAATGACCACGAAGACCCAATTTTGAACCAGATCCGCCGTGTTCAGCTGTTCAACGATCCAACCGACCGCGTTAAGATAATCTTTCACCCAGAGTTCCTCAACTCGTCGAACCCCGTGCTACCACTCGATTACGATGACTTTGTCCGCGGTACGCATCTTGGAGTCTTCCCATCATACTACGAGCCTTGGGGTTACACACCCGCTGAGTGCACTGTGATGGGTGTCCCCAGTATCACCACCAATCTGTCCGGTTTCGGTTGCTATATGGAGGAGTTAATCGAGAACTCATCCGACTACGGTATTTATATAGTGGATCGCCGAATGAAGGGTGTTGACGATTCCGTCAACCAGCTTACTGATTTCATGTTCAACTTTGCTCTGAAGAGCCGCCGCCAACGGATCAATCAACGTAACCGCACTGAGCGGTTGAGCGATCTGTTGGACTGGAAACGTATGGGATTAGAGTATGTCAAAGCGCGGCAGCTGGCTCTTCGGCGAG CCTACCCGTCTTCCTTTGGTAGCGGCGAAGACTTCTATGATATTATTGGAGGAACAGAACAGAAGATTTCACGACCGTTATCTGTCCCAGGGTCACCAAGGGATCGCTCGGGGATGATGACCCCTGGTGATTTTGCATCCCTGcaagaagtcaaagaagGACTGAGTACTGAGGACTATATCGCATGGCGGCTGCC TGGTGCAaccgatgaggatgaaccAGACGACCAATACTTCCCACTGACACTACGAACGAAAAAGACATCCGATCGACCCGCATCGCCGCTCGACCGCATATCAGTCAATGGTGGGAACTGA
- a CDS encoding vacuolar protein sorting-associated protein 54 (vacuolar sorting protein VPS45) gives MSSASPRKSIDSLASGASTPSLSQYSFNQLESPRVPPQRYPLRRGSTASSIASIGGILDSSNRHGSIAESGQNAISTLLQPPIVRTGLVPHTAVPSSGYKPPSSRDIPPVTLTNIPRVDAKVFDPYLSQVGSLYDVFQQAKESAGDQESQLARDGGKASPKPDDSEFLSSQWSTERRPSTLSLNSRASSPFDNRGRRRSSARGRGHGVTPLSTIPQIYFDDDFHLENPRIFDVVSEKSEVVTPPKTPGKDGRFENGAVVGPAPTGRKALATNAILQEKLSWYMDTVEIHLISSISTASKSFFTALGSLRELHSEAADSVKRIQLLRKDLQKIDREMALGGLKIVNLRRRRENVRLLADAVSQLQEVVQSVSRCEELVENGDIEEAADSLEEVERLMAGETVFGSPAGVDSHEHPRKAIDLRRLKALEGASDDLAQLRTRIGMGYESRFLNDLLGDLRQHVENVPLEVTLQRWGSSFQRQRGVQRSGVTVSPAYMTFDDQLRSRLHTQLTGLARAHHTTAAATSFKTAVLREMKSLIRKHMPSSSDDDNESMVSVSTHRSSQLSQQEKSSILARNLRALDAEDAYAMLARVYTGISESLRRLSVQVKVLLDLASGLGSNSVLKSPRSPHSPNLDSAAGFGASSQTAATIMAQDEILQVLDMSSLLGQAVDIAQSQVNKVLKVRSEQTSHLPKEEFLKYFTLNRLFADECEAISGRSGTALKTLVGNQIRDYIARFGDKQRHSIVEVMDADRWDARDFGETENTILSRILDASTKDIEAWVDASKIWLSQDKPEGNTLENTTNGSGKDKVRSAVVDEQKYILSESAVAMMRSIEEFQFLMANIPSMIQDIAPGLLESLKLFNSRSSQLILGAGATRSAGLKNITTKHLALSSQALSFIIALVPYIREFVRRHSPSSPLMGEFDKVKRLYQEHQSGIHEKLVDIMSGRSSVHVNAMKKIDWDASGSSTVNPYMETLAKETGTLHRVLSKHLPDMTVSMIMDPVFNSYREQWTKAFDEVTIHTENGKQRLQRDAEFFQSKLSKIDGFGDLGERLLELVKQKTPTAEAKEKGSNGANPSSSSDTSNGEKSPQA, from the exons ATGTCCTCTGCGAGCCCACGGAAGTCGATCGACAGCCTAGCTTCAGGTGCATCCACACCTTCGTTGTCTCAGTATTCCTTCAATCAGCTGGAATCCCCCCGCGTTCCGCCCCAGAGATACCCCCTGAGACGAGGGTCAACTGCAAGCTCAATCGCGAGCATTGGAGGGATTCTCGACTCCTCGAATCGGCATGGGTCAATAGCAGAGTCAGGGCAGAATG CCATATCTAccctccttcaacctccGATTGTCCGCACCGGTCTTGTACCCCATACTGCTGTTCCGTCTAGTGGATATAAGCCGCCGAGCTCCCGCGACATCCCTCCAGTTACCCTGACAAATATACCGCGTGTAGACGCCAAGGTCTTTGACCCGTACCTATCGCAGGTCGGGTCCTTGTACGATGTGTTCCAACAGGCGAAAGAAAGTGCTGGTGACCAGGAATCGCAGCTGGCACGGGACGGAGGAAAGGCCTCGCCTAAGCCAGATGATAGTGAATTCTTGTCGTCACAATGGTCTACGGAGCGGCGGCCCTCCACCTTATCGCTCAATTCCCGTGCGAGCTCGCCTTTCGATAATCGTGGGCGGAGACGGTCGTCGGCTCGAGGTCGAGGACATGGAGTGACGCCTCTTTCTACCATCCCTCAGATATATTTTGATGACGACTTTCATCTCGAGAACCCGCGGATATTCGATGTGGTATCGGAGAAGTCTGAAGTTGTTACCCCGCCGAAGACACCAGGCAAGGACGGTAGATTTGAAAACGGAGCCGTTGTCGGTCCGGCACCAACGGGGAGAAAGGCACTTGCTACAAATGCGATATTGCAAGAAAAGCTTTCCTGGTATATGGATACTGTGGAAATCCATCTTATTTCATCAATCTCAACGGCATCCAAATCATTCTTCACTGCCCTCGGCTCGCTCCGTGAGCTGCATTCGGAAGCTGCTGATTCTGTGAAGCGGATTCAACTATTACGGAAAGATCTCCAGAAGATTGACCGTGAAATGGCCTTAGGTGGCTTGAAAATCGTTAATCTACGGCGCCGGAGGGAAAATGTCAGGTTGCTGGCAGACGCTGTATCTCAGCTGCAAGAAGTAGTCCAGTCAGTTTCTCGGTGTGAAGAGCTGGTTGAAAATGGGGatattgaagaagctgcagatAGCCTTGAAGAGGTGGAGAGATTGATGGCTGGAGAAACTGTTTTCGGTAGCCCAGCAGGCGTAGATTCACACGAGCATCCGAGAAAAGCCATTGATTTGAGGAGACTTAAAGCTCTTGAAGGTGCATCTGATGACTTAGCTCAGTTAAGAACTCGAATCGGCATGGGATATGAGTCTCGCTTCTTGAACGATCTTCTTGGAGACCTGAGACAACATGTGGAAAATGTACCCTTGGAGGTGACGCTGCAGCGTTGGGGCTCTTCATTTCAACGACAACGTGGAGTGCAACGCTCAGGCGTTACTGTTTCCCCAGCGTATATGACCTTCGACGACCAGCTGAGATCGAGACTGCACACGCAACTGACTGGCCTTGCGCGGGCACACCATACAACCGCAGCAGCAACTTCCTTCAAGACGGCGGTGTTACGAGAAATGAAGAGTTTAATCCGCAAGCACATGCCTAGCTCgagcgatgatgataatgaatCAATGGTGTCCGTGTCCACTCATCGATCCTCCCAGCTCAGTCAGCAGGAGAAGTCATCGATTCTTGCTCGGAACTTGCGTGCTCTAGACGCGGAAGATGCCTACGCTATGCTCGCCCGCGTATATACCGGTATCAGTGAATCCTTACGGAGGCTTAGTGTCCAGGTCAAGgtccttcttgatcttgctAGTGGATTAGGGAGCAACTCTGTTCTGAAATCTCCAAGAAGTCCCCACTCACCTAACCTGGACAGTGCAGCCGGGTTTGGGGCAAGCTCGCAAACAGCGGCAACGATAATGGCCCAGGACGAAATCTTACAAGTTTTAGACATGTCTAGTCTGCTCGGCCAGGCGGTTGATATTGCCCAATCGCAGGTGAACAAAGTACTGAAAGTTCGGAGCGAGCAGACATCTCATTTGCCTAAGGAGGAATTCCTGAAATACTTCACTCTCAACCGACTCTTTGCGGATGAGTGCGAGGCAATTTCGGGTAGAAGTGGCACTGCTCTGAAAACTCTTGTGGGCAATCAGATCCGTGATTACATCGCCCGATTTGGCGATAAACAGCGACATAGTATTGTCGAAGTCATGGACGCGGATCGATGGGATGCAAGGGACTTCGGGGAGACAGAAAATACGATTCTGAGCCGTATTCTCGATGCCAGTACTAAAGATATCGAAGCCTGGGTGGATGCCTCGAAGATTTGGTTGTCTCAAGATAAGCCTGAAGGTAATACATTGGAAAATACGACCAACGGATCTGGAAAAGACAAGGTGCGATCTGCGGTAGTTGATGAGCAGAAATACATCCTGTCAGAATCCGCGGTGGCCATGATGAGGAGCATCGAAGAATTCCAGTTCCTTATGGCAAACATTCCCAGCATGATCCAGGATATTGCACCGGGCCTTTTGGAGTCGCTGAAGTTATTCAATTCACGTTCCTCTCAACTGATCCTTGGTGCCGGAGCCACACGTAGTGCCGGTCTGAAAAACATCACTACGAAGCATCTCGCGCTGTCCTCGCAGGCTCTGAGTTTTATAATTGCGCTGGTGCCTTACATTCGGGAATTTGTCCGTCGCCATTCACCTTCGAGTCCGTTGATGGGCGAATTCGACAAGGTAAAGAGGCTGTATCAGGAACACCAATCTGGTATTCACGAGAAATTGGTCGACATCATGAGCGGGCGGTCTTCTGTGCACGTAAATGccatgaagaagattgacTGGGACGCTTCGGGTTCTAGTACGGTTAATCCGTACATGGAGACCCTCGCAAAGGAGACCGGCACACTGCATCGCGTGCTCAGCAAGCATCTACCGGACATGACCGTGTCAATGATTATGGATCCCGTCTTCAACAGCTATCGGGAACAGTGGACCAAAGCGTTCGACGAGGTGACCATCCACacagagaatggaaagcaaag GTTACAACGGGATGCGGAGTTCTTTCAATCGAAGCTCAGTAAAATAGACGGCTTTGGAGACCTAGGAGAACGCCTTCTGGAACTAGTGAAACAAAAGACCCCGACAGCTGAAGCCAAGGAGAAAGGCTCGAATGGAGCCAATCCAAGCAGCTCCTCCGATACAAGCAACGGCGAGAAGAGTCCTCAAGCATAA
- a CDS encoding ribokinase (sugar kinases, ribokinase family) translates to MAPTIRVVGSLNADMVSVTPRFPEAGETITSSSYFISAGGKGANQAVACGRLSRARSASSTSSGKGSVKVEMVGAVGGLDGHFDALLKPTLEKSGVDTSRVKIVEDAYTGVAVIIVDSSAGGENRILFSPGANYQGMQPEPSVLGMAMAAPVPDVIVMQGEIPVDSVIGILREIRAWKTKNRAEGKRGIEAGPDVMFNPAPAPPGGLPEDVYAAVDHFIMNETEAELMTPPAEQLLKVVPDAEGLSGNDKVARYFHQLGVTYVLITLGSKGVWYSATDAGTSGPADGVNRFTNQIPAAKVSRVLDTTAAGDTFVGAYAVGVARWREQRRADGKAGQDLTSEEKPVRYQKVMDDAMGLATQASARCVERQGAMDSIPWEDEI, encoded by the coding sequence ATGGCTCCTACAATTCGCGTCGTCGGCTCTCTCAATGCCGACATGGTATCGGTGACACCTCGCTTCCCTGAAGCCGGTGAGACGATCACCTCCTCATCATACTTTATTAGCGCTGGAGGCAAGGGCGCGAACCAGGCGGTTGCCTGCGGGCGGCTGTCTCGTGCACGATCAGCCTCATCTACGTCTTCGGGCAAGGGTTCCGTGAAAGTGGAGATGGTTGGCGCTGTCGGTGGATTGGACGGTCACTTCGATGCATTACTAAAGCCTACTCTCGAGAAATCCGGTGTCGATACGTCGCGGGTCAAGATCGTCGAAGATGCATATACGGGAGTGGCGGTGATCATTGTGGACTCGTCGGCCGGCGGAGAGAACCGCATTCTGTTCTCACCTGGAGCGAATTATCAAGGGATGCAGCCTGAGCCGTCGGTGTTGGGAATGGCAATGGCAGCCCCAGTACCGGATGTGATTGTGATGCAGGGAGAGATCCCTGTTGACAGTGTCATCGGGATACTCCGAGAAATTAGGGCTTGGAAGACCAAGAACCGGGCGGAGGGTAAGAGAGGTATTGAGGCCGGCCCTGATGTCATGTTTAACCCTGCGCCTGCTCCACCGGGAGGGTTGCCGGAGGATGTGTACGCGGCGGTGGACCACTTTATCATGAACGAGACAGAGGCCGAATTGATGACTCCACCGGCGGAGCAGCTACTCAAGGTGGTTCCTGATGCGGAGGGACTGAGCGGTAACGACAAGGTGGCTCGGTATTTCCATCAGCTGGGCGTGACATACGTCCTGATCACGCTGGGGTCCAAGGGTGTCTGGTACAGTGCTACTGATGCTGGGACGTCAGGGCCTGCGGACGGAGTCAATCGCTTTACCAATCAGATTCCCGCCGCTAAAGTCAGTCGAGTGCTGGATACCACTGCGGCGGGAGATACCTTCGTCGGGGCATACGCGGTCGGGGTGGCGCGGTGGCGCGAACAACGGCGTGCGGACGGCAAGGCTGGACAAGATCTAACAAGCGAGGAGAAGCCTGTTCGATATCAGAAGGTCATGGATGACGCCATGGGATTGGCGACACAGGCCTCAGCACGCTGCGTGGAGCGACAAGGAGCCATGGACAGCATTCCATGGGAGGACGAGATCTAA